One Sinorhizobium mexicanum genomic region harbors:
- the rplL gene encoding 50S ribosomal protein L7/L12, with the protein MADLAKIVEDLSSLTVLEAAELSKLLEEKWGVSAAAPVAVAAAGGAAGGAAAAAEEEKTEFDVILTDAGANKINVIKEVRAITGLGLKEAKDLVEGAPKAVKEAVSKAEAADLKKKLEDAGAKVDVK; encoded by the coding sequence ATGGCTGATCTCGCAAAGATCGTTGAAGACCTCTCCTCGCTGACCGTCCTGGAAGCTGCTGAGCTTTCCAAGCTGCTCGAAGAGAAGTGGGGCGTTTCTGCCGCTGCTCCGGTGGCCGTTGCTGCTGCTGGCGGCGCTGCCGGCGGTGCTGCTGCCGCTGCTGAAGAAGAAAAGACCGAGTTTGACGTCATCCTGACGGATGCCGGCGCGAACAAGATCAACGTCATCAAGGAAGTCCGCGCCATCACCGGCCTCGGCCTCAAGGAAGCCAAGGACCTCGTCGAAGGCGCTCCGAAGGCTGTCAAGGAAGCTGTTTCCAAGGCTGAAGCTGCTGACCTCAAGAAGAAGCTCGAAGACGCTGGCGCCAAGGTTGACGTCAAGTAA
- the rplJ gene encoding 50S ribosomal protein L10, translated as MERAEKREFVTELNEVFKASGSVVVAHYAGVTVAQMNDFRSKMRAAGGTVKVAKNRLAKIALQGTESEGMTDLFKGQTLIAYSADPITAPKVVVDFAKTNDKLVVLGGAMGTTTLNPEAVKSLATLPSLDELRAKLLGLLNAPATRVATVVAAPASQLARVFSAYAKKDEAA; from the coding sequence GTGGAAAGAGCGGAAAAACGCGAATTCGTCACGGAGCTGAACGAAGTCTTCAAGGCTTCCGGTTCGGTTGTCGTGGCCCACTATGCTGGTGTCACAGTTGCGCAGATGAACGACTTCCGTTCGAAGATGCGCGCTGCTGGCGGCACCGTCAAAGTCGCGAAAAACCGCCTGGCCAAGATCGCTCTTCAGGGCACGGAGTCTGAAGGGATGACCGATCTCTTCAAGGGCCAGACGCTGATCGCTTACAGCGCCGACCCGATCACGGCTCCGAAGGTCGTCGTGGATTTCGCCAAGACCAACGACAAGCTCGTTGTGCTCGGCGGCGCCATGGGGACAACCACGCTCAACCCGGAAGCAGTCAAGTCGCTTGCGACCCTGCCTTCGCTGGACGAGCTGCGCGCGAAGCTGCTGGGCCTTCTCAATGCCCCGGCAACCCGCGTTGCGACGGTTGTCGCAGCACCGGCAAGCCAGCTTGCCCGCGTGTTCTCGGCCTATGCCAAGAAGGACGAAGCCGCCTGA
- the rplA gene encoding 50S ribosomal protein L1, translating into MTKIAKRVQKSREGIDPAKIYGLVEAVTLVKERATAKFDETIEVAMNLGVDPRHADQMVRGVVNLPNGTGRSVRVAVFARGAKADEAKAAGADVIGAEDLVEIVQGGKIDFDRCIATPDMMPLVGRLGKVLGPRGMMPNPKVGTVTMDVAAAVKASKGGAVEFRVEKAGIVHAGVGKASFDAKALEENIRAFADAVIKAKPTGAKGNYVKRVAISSTMGPGLKIDPATLSVA; encoded by the coding sequence ATGACGAAGATTGCAAAGCGTGTACAGAAGTCCCGCGAGGGCATCGATCCGGCGAAGATCTACGGCCTCGTTGAAGCCGTAACGCTGGTCAAGGAACGTGCGACGGCAAAGTTCGATGAGACCATTGAAGTCGCCATGAATCTCGGCGTCGATCCGCGCCATGCCGACCAGATGGTCCGCGGCGTTGTCAACCTGCCGAACGGCACCGGCCGCTCGGTTCGCGTTGCCGTTTTCGCACGCGGCGCCAAGGCTGACGAAGCCAAGGCTGCCGGTGCCGACGTTATCGGCGCCGAAGACCTCGTTGAGATCGTCCAGGGCGGCAAAATCGATTTCGATCGCTGCATTGCCACCCCGGACATGATGCCGCTCGTCGGTCGTCTCGGTAAGGTTCTCGGCCCGCGCGGCATGATGCCGAACCCGAAGGTTGGCACGGTCACCATGGATGTTGCGGCTGCCGTCAAGGCCTCCAAGGGTGGTGCGGTGGAGTTCCGCGTCGAAAAGGCTGGCATCGTCCATGCTGGCGTTGGCAAGGCATCCTTCGACGCCAAGGCACTGGAAGAAAACATCCGCGCCTTCGCCGATGCCGTGATCAAGGCAAAGCCGACCGGTGCCAAGGGTAACTACGTCAAGCGCGTAGCCATCTCCTCGACCATGGGGCCGGGCCTCAAGATCGATCCCGCGACCCTCAGCGTCGCCTGA